Proteins from a genomic interval of Candidatus Deferrimicrobium borealis:
- a CDS encoding YbhB/YbcL family Raf kinase inhibitor-like protein, whose amino-acid sequence MNKLQITSPVFPHNGMIPSKFTCDGADVSPTLSIADIPEKTRSLALIVDDPDAPAGTWVHWVVWNIGAGTKEIMEDSVPQGAIQGKNDFGKQGYGGPCPPSGTHRYFFKLYALDASLALKSGATKAQIEEAMKGHVLAHAELIGLYRRK is encoded by the coding sequence ATGAACAAACTGCAGATCACCAGCCCGGTATTTCCCCATAATGGAATGATCCCGTCGAAGTTCACCTGCGACGGAGCGGATGTCAGTCCAACGCTTTCGATCGCCGACATCCCGGAGAAAACCCGGTCTCTCGCCCTGATCGTCGATGACCCGGACGCCCCTGCGGGAACGTGGGTCCACTGGGTTGTCTGGAACATCGGAGCCGGCACGAAGGAGATCATGGAGGATTCGGTTCCCCAAGGGGCGATCCAGGGAAAGAACGATTTCGGGAAACAGGGATATGGGGGGCCTTGTCCGCCTTCCGGGACACACCGTTATTTTTTCAAGCTGTACGCGCTCGATGCCTCTCTGGCCTTGAAGTCCGGCGCCACGAAGGCACAAATCGAGGAGGCGATGAAAGGGCATGTCCTCGCACACGCGGAACTGATCGGGCTTTACAGGCGGAAATAG
- a CDS encoding isoamylase early set domain-containing protein, with protein MRINKKTESNVPRAKFVQSKIKFEYSAPEAKEVSLAGNFNRWDSQANPMKKDKKGIWKVTLSLEPGRYEYRFFVDGNWENDPSCSSCVANEFGGENCVRIVA; from the coding sequence ATGCGAATAAATAAAAAGACAGAAAGTAATGTTCCGCGTGCAAAGTTTGTTCAATCGAAAATTAAATTCGAATATTCTGCCCCGGAGGCGAAGGAGGTTTCCTTGGCAGGGAATTTCAATCGATGGGATTCCCAGGCAAATCCGATGAAAAAGGATAAGAAAGGAATATGGAAGGTGACTCTCTCCCTTGAACCGGGCAGATACGAGTACCGTTTTTTTGTCGACGGCAACTGGGAGAACGATCCTTCATGTTCCAGCTGTGTCGCGAATGAATTCGGGGGCGAGAACTGCGTCAGGATTGTCGCGTGA
- a CDS encoding DUF1992 domain-containing protein — MDPLTAIAERRIQEAIERGEFDDLPGKGKPLHLGEEDRSVPEELRMAYRMLKNAGLLPPEVELHKEILRLTDLLDAVHDEEGRRERRRELDYKLMKFNMMRRRPVNLEGLPEYRDRVEEKLSRGG; from the coding sequence ATGGACCCGTTGACCGCCATCGCGGAGCGTCGGATCCAGGAGGCGATCGAGCGCGGCGAATTCGACGACCTCCCGGGCAAGGGGAAACCTCTGCACCTCGGAGAGGAGGACCGATCGGTCCCTGAAGAGTTGCGGATGGCGTATCGGATGCTGAAAAACGCCGGCCTGCTCCCCCCGGAAGTCGAGCTGCACAAGGAGATCCTGCGGTTGACGGACCTGCTGGATGCCGTCCACGACGAGGAAGGCCGACGCGAGCGCCGCCGGGAGCTCGACTACAAGCTTATGAAATTCAACATGATGCGTCGGAGGCCGGTCAACCTCGAAGGATTACCCGAATACCGGGACCGCGTCGAGGAGAAGCTGTCACGCGGAGGATAG
- a CDS encoding PfkB family carbohydrate kinase codes for MFDVVGIGLNAIDYLVGLPRFPVPGEKLRMSSFAREGGGQAATALVALSRWGCRCKYIGNVGDDEHGRLSSLLLSREGVDLAHVRTVPGASSQFAVILVEETSGERTILWDRDPRIRVSPEDVPLDDIRRARVLLLDGHDVPPAIVAARTARAAGVPVVLDAEKVQEGTEELLSLCDHIVAAGHFPGLLIPGASAEDGAREILRRFAPRTATVTLGSRGAFGCDGREEIFSPSIHVEAVDTTGAGDIFHAGFLYALLGGLPFREILAFANIAAGLSCRGMGGRAAIPTIEEIRAAGASRSSPRRSS; via the coding sequence ATGTTCGACGTTGTCGGAATCGGACTCAATGCGATCGATTACCTCGTGGGCCTGCCGAGGTTCCCTGTACCGGGCGAGAAGTTGCGGATGTCCTCCTTCGCGCGGGAGGGCGGCGGCCAGGCTGCAACCGCCCTTGTGGCGCTATCCCGTTGGGGGTGCCGGTGCAAATATATCGGGAACGTAGGGGACGACGAGCACGGACGGCTTTCGTCCCTGCTCCTTTCGCGGGAGGGAGTCGACCTCGCCCACGTCCGTACGGTACCCGGCGCCTCGTCCCAATTCGCGGTGATTCTCGTGGAGGAAACATCGGGGGAGCGGACCATCCTGTGGGACCGGGATCCGCGGATCCGGGTATCGCCGGAAGACGTGCCGCTGGACGATATCCGGCGGGCGCGTGTGCTCCTTCTCGACGGTCACGACGTCCCCCCGGCGATTGTCGCGGCGAGGACCGCCCGGGCCGCAGGCGTCCCCGTCGTCCTCGACGCGGAAAAGGTGCAGGAAGGAACGGAGGAACTGCTGTCCCTGTGCGACCACATCGTGGCCGCGGGACACTTCCCGGGATTGCTCATTCCCGGGGCCTCGGCGGAAGATGGCGCACGGGAGATCCTGCGGCGATTCGCACCCAGGACGGCTACGGTGACGCTTGGCTCCCGCGGGGCGTTCGGATGCGACGGCCGGGAAGAGATCTTCTCGCCTTCCATCCACGTCGAGGCGGTGGACACCACGGGCGCCGGGGACATTTTCCACGCCGGCTTCCTGTACGCTCTCCTCGGAGGGCTTCCCTTCCGGGAAATTCTTGCCTTCGCCAACATCGCCGCCGGTCTCTCCTGCCGCGGAATGGGGGGGCGTGCCGCGATCCCGACGATCGAGGAGATCCGGGCGGCCGGCGCATCCCGAAGCTCCCCTCGCCGATCGTCTTGA
- a CDS encoding SDR family oxidoreductase encodes MPTALVTGATTGIGNAFARRFAAEGYGLVLVSRDVGRLDAVAVALRERYRVDVEVLPADLSDREQVERVADRLRDNARPIDFLVNNAGFTTKKPFPTGDLPEEERMLDVLIRAVLVLTASAVPGMVARRRGTIVTVSSVAGFLPTGTYSAAKSWATSFTTSLADKLAGTGVIATALCPGFVRTEFHQRAKMDMSAIPGWLWLSADRVVDDCLSDVRRGRTISVPSYRYKMIAFLVRHLPLRYTMKLHQVVRRGRA; translated from the coding sequence TTGCCTACTGCGCTCGTGACCGGGGCGACCACGGGGATCGGGAACGCCTTCGCGCGGCGCTTCGCCGCCGAAGGGTACGGGCTCGTCCTTGTCTCCCGGGACGTCGGCCGACTCGACGCGGTAGCGGTTGCTCTTCGCGAGCGGTATCGGGTAGACGTGGAAGTGCTCCCCGCCGATCTGTCCGACCGGGAACAGGTTGAGCGGGTGGCCGACCGTCTGCGCGACAATGCACGGCCCATCGACTTCCTTGTCAATAACGCGGGGTTCACCACGAAAAAACCGTTTCCAACGGGAGACCTGCCCGAGGAAGAGCGGATGCTCGACGTGCTGATACGCGCCGTCCTTGTGCTCACGGCCTCTGCAGTCCCTGGAATGGTCGCCCGAAGGCGAGGGACCATCGTAACGGTTTCCTCCGTCGCCGGGTTCCTGCCTACGGGTACATACTCGGCCGCCAAGTCATGGGCAACGTCTTTCACGACATCACTTGCGGATAAACTGGCTGGGACGGGTGTTATCGCCACCGCCCTGTGTCCCGGGTTCGTGCGTACCGAGTTTCACCAGCGGGCGAAGATGGATATGTCGGCTATCCCCGGATGGCTCTGGCTATCCGCGGACCGCGTCGTGGACGACTGCCTCTCGGATGTTCGCCGAGGGCGGACGATCAGCGTACCGAGCTATCGCTACAAGATGATCGCATTCCTGGTCCGTCACCTGCCGCTTCGTTACACAATGAAGCTTCACCAAGTCGTACGCAGGGGGCGTGCTTGA
- a CDS encoding aldo/keto reductase gives MKKLKLGNSGLGVAPLALGGNVFGWTADEPTSFKILDAFVAAECNLIDTADIYSRWVPGNTGGESETVLGKWLRRSGNRGKVLIATKVGMEMGPDRKGLSKSYILRAAEDSLKRLQTDYIDLYQSHTDDLETPLEETLEAYAQLIRQGKVRAIGASNFTADRLTQALEVGTRPGYPSYQCLQPLYNLYDRAEYETELEPLCLEKEVGVIPYFSLASGFLTGKYRSEKDLANRPRGEMVKKYLNERGFRILDALDQVAGQHHSAPAIVALAWLIARPSITAPIASATSLDQLTDLIEATKLALDPSSIELLNLASA, from the coding sequence ATGAAGAAACTCAAATTGGGGAATTCCGGGCTGGGGGTCGCTCCGCTGGCTCTTGGAGGCAATGTCTTCGGATGGACCGCGGACGAACCGACAAGCTTCAAAATATTGGACGCGTTCGTGGCGGCGGAATGCAACTTGATCGATACGGCGGATATCTACTCCCGGTGGGTTCCGGGAAATACGGGCGGTGAATCCGAGACCGTACTCGGCAAGTGGCTGAGGCGAAGCGGCAACCGCGGGAAGGTCCTCATCGCCACCAAGGTCGGAATGGAAATGGGACCGGACCGGAAAGGGCTATCGAAATCGTATATCCTGCGCGCGGCGGAGGACTCCCTGAAGCGCCTGCAGACGGACTACATCGATCTGTACCAGTCACATACCGACGACCTCGAGACACCGCTGGAAGAAACCCTGGAGGCTTACGCGCAACTGATCCGGCAGGGAAAGGTTCGGGCGATCGGCGCTTCGAATTTCACCGCGGACCGGCTAACGCAGGCATTGGAAGTGGGCACCCGACCCGGATATCCCTCCTACCAATGCCTGCAGCCTTTATACAACCTCTACGATCGTGCAGAGTATGAAACGGAGCTCGAACCTCTTTGCCTGGAAAAGGAAGTGGGGGTGATCCCCTACTTCTCGCTCGCCAGCGGATTTCTCACCGGGAAATACCGGTCGGAAAAAGACCTGGCAAACCGGCCGCGGGGCGAAATGGTCAAGAAATACCTGAATGAACGAGGTTTTCGCATTCTGGATGCCCTGGACCAGGTGGCCGGCCAACACCATTCCGCTCCCGCCATCGTTGCCCTCGCCTGGTTGATCGCGCGTCCCAGCATCACGGCGCCCATTGCGAGCGCGACAAGCCTGGACCAGTTGACCGATTTGATCGAAGCGACGAAACTTGCGCTGGATCCCTCTTCCATCGAGCTGCTCAATCTGGCAAGCGCGTAA
- a CDS encoding P-loop NTPase — protein MRDFKGVICAVGGGKGGVGKTLVAVNTACALALDGYEVILVDADLAGANLHTLFGIKRLPVTLNEFVRRTIGKIDDLLVPTALRNLRLVCGATDFIDLANPGHARKQRIIRAIGNMAADFILVDIGAGATFNNLDFFNMADMGIIVMTPEPTAILSGYEFLKMAVHRKILAAFSGNSSLKESLAAMLSGNGEGKGRKIGEVIGSMREIDPDAAQRISSLVAGMNPRLIVNCMIGSEGEKVHRVLSGTSLQHLQVAIPFLGGIRRSVEIERSVRSMTPVMMSGPSAAADCFREIARRIASNSATTEIASPEAHPLPSPGEPSRKESGRTGQATPFLLGLNETVIREGRTFQVYTEDQGPGKSRVVTLVYLGGEIVFSKDNGYADLGVEGMPYAVVRDKVRWQHRAIVSGVRAGKIDHKIAGIQRSTWGGRVG, from the coding sequence ATGAGGGACTTTAAGGGAGTCATATGCGCGGTCGGTGGCGGGAAGGGGGGTGTCGGCAAGACCCTGGTCGCCGTGAACACCGCCTGTGCCCTCGCCCTCGACGGGTACGAGGTCATCCTCGTCGACGCGGACCTCGCCGGCGCCAACTTGCACACCCTCTTCGGGATCAAGCGACTGCCGGTAACACTGAACGAATTCGTCCGCAGGACGATCGGGAAGATCGACGACCTCCTTGTCCCGACCGCATTGAGGAACCTCCGACTGGTCTGCGGAGCGACCGACTTCATCGATCTCGCCAATCCCGGTCACGCCCGGAAGCAGCGGATCATCCGGGCCATCGGGAATATGGCCGCGGATTTCATCCTGGTCGACATCGGCGCCGGGGCGACCTTCAACAACCTCGATTTCTTCAATATGGCCGACATGGGGATCATCGTCATGACCCCTGAACCGACCGCAATCCTCAGCGGGTACGAATTCCTCAAGATGGCGGTCCACCGGAAGATTCTCGCCGCCTTCTCCGGCAACTCATCCCTCAAGGAGTCGCTTGCCGCAATGCTGAGCGGGAACGGCGAGGGGAAGGGCCGGAAGATCGGCGAAGTCATCGGATCGATGCGGGAGATCGACCCGGACGCTGCGCAGCGTATCTCCTCGCTCGTCGCGGGTATGAACCCGCGGCTCATCGTCAACTGCATGATCGGATCCGAAGGGGAGAAGGTGCATCGGGTGCTTTCCGGCACCTCTCTGCAACACCTCCAGGTCGCGATCCCTTTTCTGGGTGGCATTCGTCGGAGCGTGGAGATCGAAAGGTCGGTCCGTTCCATGACCCCCGTGATGATGTCCGGCCCGTCGGCTGCCGCCGATTGCTTCCGGGAAATCGCCCGGCGGATCGCTTCGAACAGCGCCACGACGGAAATCGCTTCTCCGGAGGCCCATCCTCTCCCCTCTCCGGGAGAGCCCTCCCGCAAGGAGTCCGGAAGGACCGGACAGGCTACCCCCTTCCTGTTGGGATTGAATGAGACGGTCATCCGGGAGGGGAGGACCTTCCAAGTGTATACGGAGGACCAGGGCCCCGGGAAATCCCGGGTCGTCACGCTCGTTTATCTTGGAGGGGAAATCGTCTTCTCGAAGGATAACGGGTATGCGGACCTCGGCGTGGAGGGAATGCCCTACGCAGTGGTCCGTGACAAGGTCCGATGGCAGCACCGGGCGATCGTGTCCGGCGTCCGGGCTGGAAAGATCGACCATAAGATAGCGGGCATTCAAAGAAGTACATGGGGAGGTCGAGTAGGTTAG
- a CDS encoding sel1 repeat family protein → MSETQRSSFHGILLAATILTLLATASLSADIASLRKQAEAGDAKAQFNIGSMYENGSGVKQDYVEAAKWYRKAAERGDARAQYNLGILNQNGWGVPQDVTEAVKWYRKAAVQGSAAAQYNLGFMYLNGTGVPQDYAEAEKWYRKAAEQGDVDALQVLGLAYYLGKWVPQDFVQSYLWFSLAASRASGDDYKQASAAKAQVAKSLTPEKLKEAQRKVREWEKSHPRK, encoded by the coding sequence ATGTCCGAAACCCAAAGAAGTTCCTTCCATGGGATTCTCCTGGCGGCCACGATATTGACTCTGCTGGCCACCGCATCACTTTCAGCCGACATTGCGTCCCTCCGAAAGCAAGCGGAAGCAGGGGATGCGAAAGCCCAGTTCAACATCGGCTCCATGTATGAAAACGGTTCGGGAGTCAAGCAGGACTATGTGGAGGCCGCCAAGTGGTACCGGAAAGCGGCGGAACGGGGGGACGCGAGAGCACAGTACAACCTTGGAATATTGAATCAGAACGGTTGGGGTGTCCCACAGGATGTAACCGAAGCAGTCAAGTGGTACCGGAAGGCTGCGGTGCAGGGGTCCGCGGCTGCCCAATACAACCTCGGATTCATGTACCTGAACGGGACGGGTGTCCCGCAGGACTACGCAGAGGCCGAAAAGTGGTATCGGAAGGCGGCGGAACAAGGAGATGTCGACGCCCTTCAAGTACTCGGACTCGCATACTATTTAGGGAAGTGGGTTCCGCAAGACTTCGTGCAATCGTATTTATGGTTCAGTCTGGCCGCATCGAGGGCCTCTGGCGATGACTACAAGCAAGCCTCCGCTGCAAAGGCCCAGGTGGCAAAATCGTTGACTCCCGAGAAGCTTAAGGAGGCCCAGCGCAAGGTGAGGGAATGGGAGAAATCACACCCGAGGAAATAA
- the msrB gene encoding peptide-methionine (R)-S-oxide reductase MsrB, protein MTREKGTEEPFSGQYVDTRAKGVYRCVCCGNDLFISDTKYDSGTGWPSFYAPVAEENIRREPDSGSFAVRPEVLCRRCNAHLGHVFPDGPKPTGLRYCINSAALVFIRTELK, encoded by the coding sequence GTGACCAGGGAGAAAGGAACCGAGGAGCCATTTTCCGGGCAGTACGTCGATACCCGCGCGAAGGGAGTCTACCGGTGCGTCTGTTGCGGGAACGATCTCTTCATCTCGGACACGAAATACGATTCGGGGACCGGATGGCCCAGTTTCTACGCCCCCGTCGCCGAGGAGAACATCCGCCGGGAGCCCGACAGTGGCTCCTTCGCGGTTCGCCCGGAGGTACTCTGCCGCCGGTGCAACGCACACCTTGGCCACGTGTTCCCGGACGGCCCGAAGCCGACCGGATTGCGGTACTGCATCAATTCGGCCGCCCTGGTCTTCATCAGGACGGAATTGAAGTGA
- a CDS encoding alanine--glyoxylate aminotransferase family protein, protein MTIRPFFPPTRTLMGPGPSDVHPRVLQAMARPTIGHMDPAFIGMMEEIKKLLQHAFRTKNEMTIVVSGPGSAGMETCFVNLLEPGDKVVVCQNGVFGGRMKENVERCGGIPIVVEGEWGRAVDLGKVEGSLKKNPDARFLAFVHAETSTGALSDVRRLVQVAHAHGCLAIVDAVTSLGGVPLDVDGWKVDAVYSGSQKCLSCTPGLSPVSFNERAMEIVRKRRKKVQSWFLDLNLVSQYWGGGAQRVYHHTAPINALYGFHEALLILQEEGLENAWERHSRNHRMLRDGLVGLGLAFCVPEEERIPHLNAVAIPAGTKDGPTRKRMLEEFGLEIGAGLGPMAGKIWRIGLMGHSSNPKNVTYCVSVLKTVLG, encoded by the coding sequence ATGACAATACGCCCGTTCTTTCCCCCGACGAGGACCCTGATGGGTCCCGGACCCTCCGATGTCCACCCGCGGGTCTTGCAGGCGATGGCCCGCCCGACGATCGGCCACATGGATCCGGCGTTCATCGGCATGATGGAAGAGATCAAGAAACTCCTCCAGCATGCGTTCCGGACGAAAAACGAAATGACGATCGTGGTCTCCGGCCCCGGATCCGCCGGTATGGAGACCTGTTTCGTGAATCTCCTGGAGCCCGGCGACAAGGTCGTCGTCTGCCAGAACGGCGTCTTCGGGGGAAGAATGAAGGAGAACGTCGAGCGCTGCGGGGGGATCCCGATCGTGGTGGAAGGGGAGTGGGGGCGCGCGGTTGACCTCGGCAAGGTCGAAGGCTCATTGAAGAAGAATCCGGATGCCCGGTTTCTCGCGTTCGTTCACGCGGAAACCTCGACGGGCGCGCTCTCCGATGTCCGGAGGCTCGTCCAGGTGGCGCATGCGCACGGCTGCCTGGCGATCGTCGATGCCGTGACGTCGCTCGGGGGAGTTCCGCTCGATGTCGATGGATGGAAGGTCGACGCCGTCTATTCCGGGAGCCAGAAATGTCTTTCGTGCACGCCCGGCCTCTCGCCGGTCAGCTTCAACGAGCGCGCGATGGAGATCGTTCGGAAACGCAGGAAGAAGGTGCAGAGCTGGTTCCTGGATCTCAACCTGGTGTCGCAGTATTGGGGAGGCGGGGCGCAGCGCGTCTACCACCACACGGCCCCCATCAATGCACTCTACGGGTTCCACGAAGCGCTCCTCATCCTGCAGGAAGAGGGCCTGGAGAACGCCTGGGAACGCCACTCCCGGAACCACCGCATGCTCCGGGACGGCCTGGTGGGGCTCGGGCTGGCGTTCTGCGTGCCGGAGGAGGAAAGGATCCCGCATCTCAATGCGGTGGCGATTCCCGCCGGCACGAAAGACGGGCCCACACGGAAACGTATGCTGGAGGAGTTCGGGCTGGAGATCGGCGCCGGCCTCGGACCGATGGCCGGGAAGATCTGGCGGATCGGCCTGATGGGTCACTCCTCGAACCCGAAAAACGTCACGTACTGCGTAAGCGTCCTGAAAACGGTTCTCGGCTGA
- a CDS encoding NERD domain-containing protein, with protein MSDFPDAKGVVTYRKAGLGARKMAYSHVAIGLFFLFLSIGGIYRYMGSIQAIASLGLTVMVIVSVKIFHWAEAAGVKSEKFTDRAIVWKQGEAAEESVGGLLEALPNNYFVMDDFVTKKGTTEYIVVGPKGILTIETKNHQGVVTNYGEMLLQDGHPFEKDLIKQAWAQSYSLRDLLAEQGVCTLRPQPVIVFTDADVQVRGRVRGVQIIGIKDLHAFLEGLPVWMSERLSKGIIDCLWSTKNYYGKRSPSRRL; from the coding sequence ATGTCTGACTTTCCCGACGCGAAGGGAGTTGTGACGTATCGGAAGGCTGGGCTTGGCGCCCGAAAGATGGCGTATTCACATGTAGCGATCGGGTTATTCTTCCTGTTCCTCTCTATCGGGGGGATCTACCGGTACATGGGGAGTATCCAGGCGATTGCATCGCTCGGTCTCACCGTTATGGTGATCGTTAGTGTGAAAATTTTCCATTGGGCGGAAGCAGCGGGCGTTAAATCTGAAAAGTTTACCGATCGTGCGATTGTTTGGAAACAAGGGGAGGCAGCGGAAGAGAGCGTTGGAGGTTTGCTGGAAGCGCTGCCGAATAATTATTTTGTGATGGACGATTTCGTGACGAAAAAGGGGACCACCGAATACATCGTGGTCGGGCCAAAGGGGATTCTGACGATCGAAACGAAAAACCATCAAGGCGTTGTGACGAATTACGGGGAGATGTTATTGCAGGATGGACATCCCTTTGAGAAGGACTTGATCAAACAAGCCTGGGCACAGAGCTACTCTCTTCGGGATCTGCTCGCGGAACAAGGGGTCTGTACGTTGAGACCTCAACCGGTGATTGTGTTCACGGATGCTGATGTGCAGGTTAGAGGAAGGGTTCGAGGGGTACAAATTATCGGCATAAAGGATCTTCATGCATTCCTGGAAGGGTTGCCCGTCTGGATGAGTGAAAGACTTTCGAAGGGCATAATCGACTGCCTATGGTCGACGAAAAATTATTATGGGAAAAGGTCTCCAAGCCGAAGGTTGTAG
- a CDS encoding glycine cleavage system protein H: MKETRCPFLETKTVTFCKAFPSKMIPVDRMSSSGGLCNSCDFEECSLYSEVRGVVKGMQNVRGFHLQSEYYYHPKHLWVAPYDGGECEARVGIDDFSARLIGRVDRASVPAVGVAVKENHVCFLLHSGHRTVHLVAPADGVVKAVNPKVSADPSILNDDPYGDGWIFSMRLTGDAVKGLYHENVARKWYESEVERLQRVFSSDLGMLATDGGEALTDISSRLNDAQWGKIVSQFLG; encoded by the coding sequence ATGAAAGAGACGAGGTGCCCTTTTCTGGAAACGAAGACCGTGACGTTCTGCAAGGCGTTTCCGTCGAAGATGATCCCGGTGGACCGGATGTCCTCCTCGGGAGGCCTCTGCAACTCCTGCGACTTCGAGGAGTGCTCCCTGTACAGCGAGGTCCGGGGCGTCGTCAAGGGGATGCAGAATGTCCGCGGATTTCACCTCCAGTCGGAGTACTACTACCACCCCAAGCACCTGTGGGTCGCCCCGTACGACGGAGGAGAATGCGAGGCCCGGGTGGGGATCGACGACTTTTCGGCCCGCCTGATCGGCAGGGTCGACCGCGCATCGGTGCCCGCCGTCGGCGTGGCGGTGAAAGAGAACCACGTCTGTTTCCTCCTCCACTCCGGGCATCGGACCGTCCACCTGGTCGCCCCCGCCGACGGGGTCGTCAAGGCCGTCAACCCGAAGGTGTCCGCGGATCCCTCCATCCTCAACGACGATCCGTACGGCGACGGGTGGATCTTCTCGATGCGGCTTACGGGGGACGCGGTGAAGGGGTTGTACCACGAGAACGTCGCCCGGAAGTGGTACGAGAGCGAGGTCGAACGGCTGCAGCGGGTGTTCTCTTCCGACCTGGGGATGCTGGCGACGGACGGTGGGGAGGCGCTCACGGATATCAGCAGCCGGTTGAACGATGCGCAATGGGGAAAGATCGTCAGTCAATTTCTGGGGTAA
- a CDS encoding glycine cleavage system protein H produces MEGFSLVDIYSTKGIEYLIAAVFFFGFLALQGYILTSAPGRRKGDGMLGGLPALFRVPDGYGFHQGHTWMKADLMSPNRQRLVKVGLDDFAQKLIGRVDAVELPAVGSRLTQGDKGWSLKVDSEAIPMLSPVDGEVVAVNQEVLRSPGILSRDPYGAGWLLKVNSDRIAADNRNLLSGKLARAWMETSLENLHPTRQDAVGPVMQDGGLPVEGIARALGGDRWAELAKTHLLTDGG; encoded by the coding sequence ATGGAAGGCTTCAGCCTCGTAGACATCTATTCGACGAAGGGGATCGAATACCTGATCGCCGCGGTATTCTTCTTCGGGTTCCTGGCCCTGCAGGGGTACATCCTGACCTCCGCCCCCGGGCGAAGAAAGGGCGACGGAATGCTTGGCGGCCTTCCGGCCCTGTTCCGCGTCCCCGACGGGTACGGCTTCCACCAGGGGCATACCTGGATGAAGGCGGACCTGATGAGCCCCAACCGCCAGCGATTGGTGAAGGTCGGGCTGGACGACTTCGCGCAGAAGCTCATCGGCAGGGTGGACGCCGTCGAGCTCCCCGCGGTCGGCTCCCGTCTCACGCAGGGGGACAAGGGGTGGAGCCTCAAGGTGGATTCCGAGGCGATCCCGATGCTGTCGCCGGTGGATGGAGAGGTCGTGGCGGTGAACCAGGAGGTTCTCCGGTCCCCCGGGATCCTGAGCCGCGACCCGTACGGTGCCGGCTGGCTGCTCAAGGTGAACTCCGACCGGATCGCGGCGGACAACCGGAACCTTCTTTCCGGGAAGCTGGCAAGGGCCTGGATGGAGACCTCGCTGGAAAACCTCCACCCGACCCGTCAGGACGCCGTGGGGCCGGTGATGCAGGACGGCGGTCTGCCGGTGGAAGGGATCGCGCGGGCCCTGGGCGGCGACCGGTGGGCGGAGTTGGCGAAGACGCATCTGCTGACGGACGGAGGGTAA
- a CDS encoding 4Fe-4S dicluster domain-containing protein: protein MAIDRRNFLKVAGAAGGILLAGGARSARTAQTPQTPEGRVEFYGLLIDTTKCIGCRACEEACNAEWSLPKPDVSFSSEAVFEKKRETTPDAYIVVNRFPNGKEPEKPVFARRQCMHCTEPSCASACLCKAMEKMPEGPTVYHKDRCMGCRYCMISCPFDIPKFEYDSASPFVKKCIGCPDRVAKGEQTACAEACPTGATLFGKRRDLIEEAKKRIYENPDRYYPHIYGEHEVGGTGYMYLSAVPFEKIAFRTDLGTQHYPGLTSGFLSAVPLVDILWPAVLFGFNYLISDKKEEEERS, encoded by the coding sequence ATGGCCATCGACAGACGGAACTTCCTGAAGGTCGCGGGGGCGGCCGGCGGCATCCTGCTCGCGGGGGGAGCCAGGTCGGCGCGGACCGCGCAGACCCCGCAGACCCCGGAAGGAAGGGTTGAGTTCTACGGGCTCCTCATCGACACGACCAAGTGCATCGGCTGCCGCGCCTGCGAGGAGGCGTGCAACGCAGAGTGGAGCCTGCCCAAGCCGGACGTTTCCTTTTCCAGCGAAGCCGTGTTCGAGAAGAAACGGGAAACGACCCCGGACGCCTACATCGTCGTGAACCGGTTCCCGAACGGGAAGGAGCCGGAGAAGCCGGTCTTCGCCCGGAGGCAGTGCATGCATTGCACCGAGCCTTCCTGCGCCTCGGCCTGCCTTTGCAAGGCGATGGAGAAGATGCCCGAAGGACCGACCGTCTACCACAAGGATCGCTGCATGGGATGCCGGTATTGCATGATTTCCTGCCCCTTCGACATCCCGAAGTTCGAATACGACAGCGCTTCGCCGTTCGTGAAGAAGTGCATCGGGTGCCCCGACCGCGTGGCGAAGGGGGAACAGACCGCGTGCGCGGAAGCGTGTCCCACGGGTGCGACCCTGTTCGGCAAGCGGAGGGACCTGATCGAGGAGGCCAAGAAAAGGATCTACGAGAATCCGGACCGGTACTACCCGCACATCTACGGCGAACACGAGGTCGGGGGAACGGGCTACATGTACCTCTCCGCCGTCCCGTTCGAGAAGATCGCCTTCCGGACCGACCTGGGGACGCAGCATTACCCGGGGCTGACCTCCGGGTTCCTGTCCGCCGTGCCTCTCGTGGACATCCTCTGGCCGGCGGTCCTGTTCGGCTTCAACTACCTCATTTCCGACAAAAAAGAGGAAGAGGAGCGATCATGA